The Methylomarinum vadi genome has a window encoding:
- the fliN gene encoding flagellar motor switch protein FliN: MSENDNEELGDDWAAAMEEQAEGSAGDDWDVALKEQAEAGKGSGYDSAEFPEFDGQQANSASPLDNEELKLDVILDVPVTISMEIGRTKINIRNLLQLNQGSVVELDRLAGEPMDVLVNGTLIAHGEVVVVNDKFGIRLTDVISPAERVKKLG; this comes from the coding sequence ATGAGCGAAAACGATAACGAAGAATTAGGCGACGATTGGGCGGCGGCGATGGAGGAACAGGCTGAGGGCAGTGCCGGGGACGATTGGGACGTAGCGTTGAAAGAGCAGGCGGAAGCCGGTAAAGGTTCGGGTTACGACTCGGCTGAGTTTCCGGAATTCGACGGTCAGCAGGCTAACAGTGCCTCGCCGTTGGATAACGAGGAGTTAAAACTCGATGTTATTCTCGATGTGCCGGTCACCATCTCCATGGAAATAGGCCGTACCAAGATCAATATCCGAAATCTACTGCAACTGAACCAAGGGTCCGTCGTCGAGTTGGATCGCTTGGCTGGCGAGCCGATGGATGTTTTGGTTAATGGCACCCTGATCGCCCATGGCGAGGTGGTTGTGGTTAATGATAAGTTTGGAATCAGATTGACTGATGTGATCAGTCCTGCGGAACGGGTGAAAAAGCTCGGCTGA